Proteins encoded within one genomic window of Camelina sativa cultivar DH55 chromosome 19, Cs, whole genome shotgun sequence:
- the LOC104764137 gene encoding trafficking protein particle complex subunit 6B, giving the protein MGREVAESCVDTMLMEMVAMFSGRFYANKPELAARRIEAIGYQVGHQLSERYTMERPRFSDHLEAIKFICKDFWSEVFKKQIDNLKTNHRGTFVLQDNKFRWLSRVSIDPSSEKETEDPSTPGESKAAQAVSMYLYFPCGIIRGVLSNLGIPCAVSADISSLPTCSFVIRVKA; this is encoded by the exons ATGGGGAGAGAAGTAGCGGAGAGCTGTGTAGACACTATGTTGATGGAGATGGTGGCTATGTTCAGTGGTAGATTCTACGCTAACAAGCCGGAACTCGCCGCGAGGAGGATCGAAGCCATTGGTTATCAGGTCGGCCACCAGCTCTCCGagag GTACACTATGGAAAGACCAAGGTTCAGTGACCATTTAGAGGCAATCAAGTTTATCTGCAAAGACTTCTGGTCTGAGGTCTTCAAGAAGCAGATAGATAATTTAAAGACAAATCACCGG GGTACTTTTGTATTGCAAGACAACAAGTTCCGGTGGTTGTCTCGTGTCTCAATTGACCCTTCATCTGAGAAAGAAACCGAAGATCCGTCGACTCCAGGGGAAAGCAAAGCAGCACAAGCGGTGAGCATGTACCTGTATTTCCCATGCGGGATCATAAGAGGTGTCCTCTCCAACTTGGGGATACCTTGTGCTGTCTCTGCAGACATATCAAGCCTTCCCACAT GCTCTTTCGTGATTCGGGTCAAGGCTTGA
- the LOC104764138 gene encoding coiled-coil domain-containing protein SCD2-like isoform X1: MRNARPVHVRNKSTEPGTPSSPMMTSPLMHRHTRSGSNASSAKKAQTKAAAQRLAAVMSNQTGDDEDSDDDLSFDYNASSSGTGSIGLAAGRSHPSRSPVVRNPIARRPQRATPQLADDDNDDDDFSVDVSSTRPSIGLSGGRAMRPQSPVMTKIAPPRRTPPANEDNKNEDDDDDVVSVDYSIGRPSIGLGSGRAMRAQSSMNKSQPQGRPVMAVHQPADDDNEDDETPYVYTSGIPSVGLAGGRGARSRSPLTKTPPLRHSQALAKSPANGDSDADFDESYTSGMPSIGLAGGRSMRPRTPLSIRTKEQPQTGLPTSGSRSASCEDSTEPSAISTLTSHPSQTTNQVEQSASARSVVSNKSSQSLSALDQPPSARSSFSGRPIRTVPLMPSSVPISLKPVTPAFQSDTPTNLRKDKSRFSMDLGSSGNLRELGSQRSTSALQDEVDMLQEENESLLEKLRLAEDKCEEADARAKQLEKQVEILGEGVTMDARLLSRKEAALQQREAALRVASQNHGGRREDVSALHTEAEIARDEAASSLEQLHEVVSELNSLKTVTKRLILTQEEMEEVVLKRCWLSRYWGLCVRHGIQSDIAGAKHEYWSSFAPLPFEIVLSAGQRAKDGISQSNNTKGEREKSLENLQETSGEGNVESMIWVEKGLRELAALKVQEAVAFVMAQNRRSSSSKFFVSDEVKLPMDGQFEAFELSDEEVEDVSFKQAWLSYFWRRAKNHDIESDLADERLQYWINQGTRSATSQDAVDVERGLMELRKLNIESQLWQKSRKGLDHESNPSHLELSF, from the exons ATGAGAAACGCGAGACCTGTACACGTTAGGAATAAGAGTACGGAACCAGGAACACCATCTTCGCCGATGATGACGTCTCCTTTGATGCATCGTCATACACGTTCAGGATCCAATGCTTCGAGTGCTAAGAAAGCTCAGACGAAAGCAGCTGCTCAGAGACTTGCGGCTGTGATGTCAAATCAAACAGGGGACGATGAAGACAGTGATGACGACCTTTCCTTTGACTATAATGCTTCCTCCTCCGGTACAGGCAGCATTGGACTCGCTGCTGGAAGATCTCATCCTTCTCGCTCTCCAGTG GTAAGGAACCCTATTGCAAGGCGTCCTCAGAGGGCAACTCCACAGTTagctgatgatgataatgatgatgatgacttttCAGTGGATGTATCCAGCACCAGACCAAGTATTGGACTTTCTGGTGGAAGAGCAATGAGACCTCAGTCTCCTGTCATG ACTAAAATTGCACCACCGAGACGGACGCCACCTGCTAATGAAGATAATAAGAAtgaggacgatgatgatgatgttgtttcaGTAGATTATTCAATTGGTAGGCCAAGTATTGGGCTTGGAAGTGGGAGGGCAATGCGGGCACAGTCTTCTATG AACAAAAGCCAGCCACAAGGGCGTCCGGTGATGGCAGTTCATCAGCCAGCAGATGACGATAACGAAGATGATGAGACTCCATATGTTTATACAAGCGGCATTCCAAGTGTAGGACTTGCTGGTGGAAGGGGAGCACGGTCACGTTCTCCTCTG ACAAAAACCCCTCCATTAAGGCATTCACAAGCATTAGCTAAGTCACCAGCCAATGGAGACAGTGATGCTGATTTTGATGAGTCGTATACTAGTGGTATGCCAAGCATAGGACTTGCAGGTGGACGATCAATGAGACCTCGCACTCCTTTG TCAATTCGTACTAAGGAACAACCTCAGACCGGACTTCCAACTTCAGGTAGCCGATCCGCATCATGCGAGGATTCTACAGAACCTTCAGCTATTTCAACATTGACGAGTCATCCATCTCAGACAACCAACCAAGTGGAGCAATCTGCATCCGCTCGTTCTGTAGTCTCTAACAAATCATCCCAGTCTCTCAGTGCTCTGGATCAACCTCCATCTGCTCGTTCATCTTTCAGTGGTCGTCCAATACGGACAGTTCCTTTAATGCCGTCGTCGGTGCCTATATCACTTAAACCAGTGACTCCTGCGTTTCAATCCGACACGCCAACCAATCTTCGAAAAGATAAAAG CAGGTTTTCCATGGATTTGGGAAGCTCTGGCAACTTAAGAGAGTTAGGCAGCCAACGTTCTACTTCAGCTTTGCAAGATGAG GTTGATATGctacaagaagaaaatgaaagtttGTTAGAAAAG CTTCGACTTGCAGAAGATAAGTGTGAAGAAGCAGATGCAAGAGCTAAGCAACTTGAGAAACAA GTTGAAATCCTTGGAGAAGGTGTTACTATGGACGCACGTCTTTTAAGCAG AAAGGAGGCAGCTCTACAACAGAGAGAG GCTGCTTTGAGAGTGGCATCACAAAATCATGGAGGAAGGAGGGAAGATGTTTCGGCTCTTCACACAGAAGCTGAG ATCGCTAGGGATGAGGCAGCATCTTCTTTAGAGCAGCTTCATGAAGTTGTATCAGAGCTTAATTCTCTTAAGACCGTGACCAAGAGATTGATATTGACTCAGGAGGAAATG GAAGAGGTTGTTCTGAAGAGGTGTTGGCTTTCACGTTATTGGGGCTTATGCGTTAGACATG GCATTCAATCGGATATTGCAGGAGCAAAGCATGAATACTGGTCATCATTTGCACCTCTTCCTTTCGAGATTGTTCTGTCTGCAGGACAAAGAGCAAAGGATGGAATTTCACAAT CTAACAACACTAAAGGCGAAAGAGAAAAATCATTGGAAAATCTGCAAGAAACTTCTGGGGAAGGAAATGTCGAAAGCATGATATGGGTCGAGAAAGGTTTGCGGGAGCTGGCTGCACTAAAG GTTCAGGAAGCAGTTGCGTTTGTCATGGCTCAAAATAGACGGAGCTCATCatcaaagttttttgtttcag ACGAAGTGAAACTGCCAATGGATGGACAATTTGAAGCCTTTG AGTTAAGCGACgaagaagttgaagatgtgAGTTTTAAACAG GCCTGGCTTTCATATTTCTGGAGAAGagctaaaaaccatgatattgAATCTGATCTAGCGGATGAGCGTCTCCAGTATTGGATAAACCAAGGGACTCGATCTGCCACGTCACAAGATGCTGTTGATG TTGAAAGAGGGCTAATGGAGCTGAGGAAGCTGAACATAGAGTCACAGCTCTGGCAAAAATCAAGGAAAGGGCTTGACCATGAATCCAacccttctcatcttgagctttcATTCTGA
- the LOC104764138 gene encoding coiled-coil domain-containing protein SCD2-like isoform X2, which yields MRNARPVHVRNKSTEPGTPSSPMMTSPLMHRHTRSGSNASSAKKAQTKAAAQRLAAVMSNQTGDDEDSDDDLSFDYNASSSGTGSIGLAAGRSHPSRSPVVRNPIARRPQRATPQLADDDNDDDDFSVDVSSTRPSIGLSGGRAMRPQSPVMTKIAPPRRTPPANEDNKNEDDDDDVVSVDYSIGRPSIGLGSGRAMRAQSSMNKSQPQGRPVMAVHQPADDDNEDDETPYVYTSGIPSVGLAGGRGARSRSPLTKTPPLRHSQALAKSPANGDSDADFDESYTSGMPSIGLAGGRSMRPRTPLSIRTKEQPQTGLPTSGSRSASCEDSTEPSAISTLTSHPSQTTNQVEQSASARSVVSNKSSQSLSALDQPPSARSSFSGRPIRTVPLMPSSVPISLKPVTPAFQSDTPTNLRKDKRFSMDLGSSGNLRELGSQRSTSALQDEVDMLQEENESLLEKLRLAEDKCEEADARAKQLEKQVEILGEGVTMDARLLSRKEAALQQREAALRVASQNHGGRREDVSALHTEAEIARDEAASSLEQLHEVVSELNSLKTVTKRLILTQEEMEEVVLKRCWLSRYWGLCVRHGIQSDIAGAKHEYWSSFAPLPFEIVLSAGQRAKDGISQSNNTKGEREKSLENLQETSGEGNVESMIWVEKGLRELAALKVQEAVAFVMAQNRRSSSSKFFVSDEVKLPMDGQFEAFELSDEEVEDVSFKQAWLSYFWRRAKNHDIESDLADERLQYWINQGTRSATSQDAVDVERGLMELRKLNIESQLWQKSRKGLDHESNPSHLELSF from the exons ATGAGAAACGCGAGACCTGTACACGTTAGGAATAAGAGTACGGAACCAGGAACACCATCTTCGCCGATGATGACGTCTCCTTTGATGCATCGTCATACACGTTCAGGATCCAATGCTTCGAGTGCTAAGAAAGCTCAGACGAAAGCAGCTGCTCAGAGACTTGCGGCTGTGATGTCAAATCAAACAGGGGACGATGAAGACAGTGATGACGACCTTTCCTTTGACTATAATGCTTCCTCCTCCGGTACAGGCAGCATTGGACTCGCTGCTGGAAGATCTCATCCTTCTCGCTCTCCAGTG GTAAGGAACCCTATTGCAAGGCGTCCTCAGAGGGCAACTCCACAGTTagctgatgatgataatgatgatgatgacttttCAGTGGATGTATCCAGCACCAGACCAAGTATTGGACTTTCTGGTGGAAGAGCAATGAGACCTCAGTCTCCTGTCATG ACTAAAATTGCACCACCGAGACGGACGCCACCTGCTAATGAAGATAATAAGAAtgaggacgatgatgatgatgttgtttcaGTAGATTATTCAATTGGTAGGCCAAGTATTGGGCTTGGAAGTGGGAGGGCAATGCGGGCACAGTCTTCTATG AACAAAAGCCAGCCACAAGGGCGTCCGGTGATGGCAGTTCATCAGCCAGCAGATGACGATAACGAAGATGATGAGACTCCATATGTTTATACAAGCGGCATTCCAAGTGTAGGACTTGCTGGTGGAAGGGGAGCACGGTCACGTTCTCCTCTG ACAAAAACCCCTCCATTAAGGCATTCACAAGCATTAGCTAAGTCACCAGCCAATGGAGACAGTGATGCTGATTTTGATGAGTCGTATACTAGTGGTATGCCAAGCATAGGACTTGCAGGTGGACGATCAATGAGACCTCGCACTCCTTTG TCAATTCGTACTAAGGAACAACCTCAGACCGGACTTCCAACTTCAGGTAGCCGATCCGCATCATGCGAGGATTCTACAGAACCTTCAGCTATTTCAACATTGACGAGTCATCCATCTCAGACAACCAACCAAGTGGAGCAATCTGCATCCGCTCGTTCTGTAGTCTCTAACAAATCATCCCAGTCTCTCAGTGCTCTGGATCAACCTCCATCTGCTCGTTCATCTTTCAGTGGTCGTCCAATACGGACAGTTCCTTTAATGCCGTCGTCGGTGCCTATATCACTTAAACCAGTGACTCCTGCGTTTCAATCCGACACGCCAACCAATCTTCGAAAAGATAAAAG GTTTTCCATGGATTTGGGAAGCTCTGGCAACTTAAGAGAGTTAGGCAGCCAACGTTCTACTTCAGCTTTGCAAGATGAG GTTGATATGctacaagaagaaaatgaaagtttGTTAGAAAAG CTTCGACTTGCAGAAGATAAGTGTGAAGAAGCAGATGCAAGAGCTAAGCAACTTGAGAAACAA GTTGAAATCCTTGGAGAAGGTGTTACTATGGACGCACGTCTTTTAAGCAG AAAGGAGGCAGCTCTACAACAGAGAGAG GCTGCTTTGAGAGTGGCATCACAAAATCATGGAGGAAGGAGGGAAGATGTTTCGGCTCTTCACACAGAAGCTGAG ATCGCTAGGGATGAGGCAGCATCTTCTTTAGAGCAGCTTCATGAAGTTGTATCAGAGCTTAATTCTCTTAAGACCGTGACCAAGAGATTGATATTGACTCAGGAGGAAATG GAAGAGGTTGTTCTGAAGAGGTGTTGGCTTTCACGTTATTGGGGCTTATGCGTTAGACATG GCATTCAATCGGATATTGCAGGAGCAAAGCATGAATACTGGTCATCATTTGCACCTCTTCCTTTCGAGATTGTTCTGTCTGCAGGACAAAGAGCAAAGGATGGAATTTCACAAT CTAACAACACTAAAGGCGAAAGAGAAAAATCATTGGAAAATCTGCAAGAAACTTCTGGGGAAGGAAATGTCGAAAGCATGATATGGGTCGAGAAAGGTTTGCGGGAGCTGGCTGCACTAAAG GTTCAGGAAGCAGTTGCGTTTGTCATGGCTCAAAATAGACGGAGCTCATCatcaaagttttttgtttcag ACGAAGTGAAACTGCCAATGGATGGACAATTTGAAGCCTTTG AGTTAAGCGACgaagaagttgaagatgtgAGTTTTAAACAG GCCTGGCTTTCATATTTCTGGAGAAGagctaaaaaccatgatattgAATCTGATCTAGCGGATGAGCGTCTCCAGTATTGGATAAACCAAGGGACTCGATCTGCCACGTCACAAGATGCTGTTGATG TTGAAAGAGGGCTAATGGAGCTGAGGAAGCTGAACATAGAGTCACAGCTCTGGCAAAAATCAAGGAAAGGGCTTGACCATGAATCCAacccttctcatcttgagctttcATTCTGA
- the LOC104764140 gene encoding transmembrane protein adipocyte-associated 1-like: MRVLGEIAESPYLIARLSPNSTATGGFIGGWVGKCHGFLHNTVLVLASILFVAYLAYEAKKSLSKLSNRRSYIMIAYYGCLWLVSLLNLAWCCLQAWECTPGKEVIWNLLTLFTTSGMLFLEVSLVAFLFQGNYASGAEALTRTFLISGLVIGLDLLLKAIYLFGFGVPLFIDNNEHIQKLKWGLWVIHKLLLAGIYGMIFFMYNSKWRERLPARPAFYKYISVMLALNGLSLFACALMANGAHFGLWLYGITSVCYHAFYLPLLYVTFLADFFQEEDLNLENVYYSEMKDAGFFDADWE, encoded by the exons ATGCGAGTTCTCGGCGAGATTGCGGAGTCGCCTTACCTGATTGCACGGCTAAGCCCTAATTCGACGGCTACTGGAGGATTTATCGGCGGATGGGTTGGGAAGTGTCATGGGTTTTTGCATAACACGGTTCTGGTATTAGCATCTATTCTATTCGTCGCTTACTTAGCGTATGAGGCGAAGAAGAGCTTGTCCAAGTTGTCGAATCGGAGATCGTACATTATGATCGCCTATTACGGTTGTCTTTGGCTTGTTAGCTTGCTCAATCTTGCTTGGTGTTGCCTTCag GCATGGGAATGTACTCCTGGGAAAGAAGTGATTTGGAATCTATTAACTTTGTTCACAACATCTGGAATGTTGTTTCTTGAAGTAAGCTTGGTAGCGTTTCTCTTCCAAGGAAACTATGCAAGCGGTGCTGAAGCATTAACACGAACTTTCCTCATCTCAGGGCTTGTTATAGGTCTTGATTTGCTTCTCAAG GCAATTTATCTTTTTGGATTTGGGGTACCGCTGTTTATCGACAACAATGAACATATACAAAAGCTAAAATGGGGCTTATGGGTCATCCACAAGCTCTTGCTAGCAGGCATTTATGGGATGATATTCTTCATGTACAACTCGAAGTGGAGAGAGAGACTACCCG CAAGACCTGCATTCTACAAGTACATAAGTGTCATGCTCGCCTTAAATGGTCTCTCCCTATTTGCATGTGCTCTTATGGCAAACGGTGCTCATTTTGGATTATG GTTGTATGGGATCACAAGTGTTTGTTACCACGCCTTCTATCTTCCTCTTTTGTATGTTACTTTTCTTGCAGACTTTTTCCAG GAGGAAGATCTGAATTTGGAGAATGTCTACTATTCAGAGATGAAAGATGCTGGATTCTTCGACGCCGATTGGGAATAA
- the LOC104764139 gene encoding acyl carrier protein 1, chloroplastic-like → MATQFSASVSMQTTCLATTRISFQKPSLISKNGRTNLSFNLRPARRLSVSCAAKQETIDKVSEIVKKQLSLAADQKVTAATKFAELGADSLDTVEIVMGLEEEFNIQMAEEKAQKIATVEQAAELIEELMQEKK, encoded by the exons ATGGCGACTCAGTTCAGCGCTTCTGTCTCCATGCAAACTACTTGTCTG GCAACAACGAGGATTAGTTTCCAAAAGCCTTCTTTGATTTCCAAGAATGGAAGGACCAATCTCTCCTTCAACCTTCGCCCTGCTCGTCGCCTTTCAGTTTCCTGCGCG GCGAAACAAGAGACCATAGACAAAGTGTCTGAGATTGTCAAGAAGCAACTATCACTTGCAGCGGATCAAAAAGTCACTGCGGCTACCAAATTTGCTGAGCTTGGAGCAGATTCTCTCGACACG gttgaGATAGTGATGGGTTTAGAGGAAGAGTTTAACATCCAAATGGCGGAAGAGAAAGCACAGAAGATTGCAACAGTGGAGCAAGCTGCTGAACTCATTGAAGAGCTCATGCAAGAGAAGAagtaa
- the LOC104764141 gene encoding sodium/hydrogen exchanger 2 yields the protein MTLFASVTSKLLSVSTSDHASVVSLNLFVALLCACIVIGHLLEENRWMNESITALLIGLCTGVVILLISRGKNSHLLVFSEDLFFIYLLPPIIFNAGFQVKKKQFFRNFVTIMAFGAIGTVVSCTIISLGAIQFFKKLDIGTFDLGDFLAIGAIFAATDSVCTLQVLNQDETPLLYSLVFGEGVVNDATSVVLFNAIQSFDLTHLNHEAAFKFLGNFFYLFILSTFLGVATGLISAYVIKKLYFGRHSTDREVALMMLMAYLSYMLAELFTLSGILTVFFCGIVMSHYTWHNVTESSRITTKHAFATLSFLAETFIFLYVGMDALDIEKWRFVSDSPGTSVAVSSILMGLVMLGRAAFVFPLSFLSNLSKKNQSEKIDIKQQVVIWWAGLMRGAVSMALAYNKFTRSGHTELRGNAIMITSTITVCLFSTMVFGMLTKPLIRYLMPHQKATTSMLSDDNTPKSIQIPLLDGEQQDSFELPGSHHDVPRPDSLRGFLMRPTRTVHHYWRQFDDAFMRPVFGGRGFVPFVPGSPTERSTHDLSKP from the exons ATGACTCTTTTCGCCTCTGTTACATCTAAACTGTTATCAGTGTCAACCTCTGATCACGCCTCCGTTGTTTCACTTAATCTCTTTGTCGCTCTTCTATGTGCCTGTATCGTGATTGGGCATCTTTTGGAGGAGAATCGATGGATGAACGAATCCATTACTGCTTTATTGATT GGGCTTTGTACTGGTGTCGTCATTTTGTTGATTAGTAGAGGGAAAAACTCACATTTGTTGGTTTTCAGTGAAgatcttttctttatatatcttTTGCCACCCATTATATTCAATGCTGG CTTTCAAGTAAAAAAGAAGCAATTTTTCCGAAATTTTGTAACTATTATGGCTTTTGGCGCCATTGGGACTGTAGTTTCCTGCACCATAATATCTCTAG GTGCAATTCAGTTCTTTAAGAAGTTAGACATTGGGACCTTCGACTTGGGTGATTTTCTCG CAATCGGTGCCATATTTGCTGCAACCGACTCTGTATGCACACTGCAG GTTCTCAATCAAGATGAGACACCTCTGCTTTACAGTCTTGTATTTGGAGAGGGCGTTGTGAACGATGCCACATCTGTTGTGCTCTTCAATGCAATTCAGAGCTTTGACCTCACCCACCTTAACCATGAAGCGGCTTTTAAATTTCTTGGGAACTTCTTCTATCTGTTTATCTTGAGCACGTTCCTTGGTGTTGCA ACTGGTCTGATAAGTGCTTATGTCATCAAGAAGCTATATTTTGGAAG GCACTCGACTGATCGAGAAGTTGCCCTCATGATGCTTATGGCATATCTTTCATACATGCTTGCTGAG CTATTCACCTTGAGTGGTATTCTCACTGTATTTTTCTGTGGGATTGTGATGTCCCATTACACCTGGCACAATGTAACCGAGAGCTCAAGAATAACGACCAA GCATGCCTTTGCTACTTTGTCGTTTCTTGCTGAgacttttattttcctttacgTTGGAATGGATGCATTGGACATAGAGAAATGGAGATTCGTGAGTGATAG CCCGGGGACATCAGTTGCAGTGAGCTCAATTCTAATGGGTCTGGTCATGCTTGGAAGAGCagcttttgtttttcctctttCCTTCTTATCAAACTTGTCCAAGAAGAATCAGAGTGAGAAAATTGACATCAAGCAGCAA GTTGTGATCTGGTGGGCTGGTCTAATGAGAGGTGCTGTATCTATGGCTCTTGCCTACAATAAG TTTACAAGATCAGGGCACACGGAACTGCGGGGGAATGCAATCATGATTACCAGTACTATAACCGTTTGTCTTTTTAGCACCATG GTGTTTGGTATGCTGACCAAACCGCTGATTAGATACCTAATGCCACATCAAAAAGCGACAACCAGTATGTTATCCGACGATAACACTCCAAAGTCAATCCAAATCCCACTCCTCGATGGCGAACAGCAAGATTCATTTGAGTTACCTGGGAGCCACCATGACGTGCCACGACCAGACAGTCTTCGCGGGTTCCTCATGCGTCCCACACGCACTGTCCATCACTACTGGAGACAGTTTGATGATGCCTTCATGCGTCCTGTGTTTGGTGGTCGCGGTTTCGTTCCCTTTGTCCCTGGTTCTCCGACTGAGAGAAGCACCCATGATCTCAGCAAACCTTGA
- the LOC104764142 gene encoding conserved oligomeric Golgi complex subunit 2-like — translation MSGMVATLPLPSPSSAPRSASEFFSDPYDPHPLWFKPSLFLSPGFDSESYISELRTFVPFDTLRSQLQSHLASLNRELVDLINRDYADFVNLSTKLVDIDAAVIRMRAPLLELREKITRFRGSVEAALFALRNALHQRSDAAASREVLELLLNTFHVVSKVEKLIKVLPNTPCDWQNEDANSLVRGSMSDEIPTQQDGTTMRETQSMLLERIASEMNRLKFYMAHAQNLPFVENMEKSIQSASVLLDASLGHCFIDGLNKSDTSVLYNCLRAYAAIDNTNNAEEIFRTTIVAPFIHKIISLETSADATGISGDELENDYKQIKQFIAKECKMLLEISSTDKSGLHVFNFLANSILKEVLLAIQKVKPGAFSPGRPTEFLKNYKASLDFLAYLEGYCPSRSAVTKFRAEAICIEFMKQWNVGVYFLLRFQEIAGGLDSALTSSSLVFIQDSDSDKPSSPNLMLRQSVTLLESLRSCWKEDVLVFSAADKFLRLTLQLLSRYCNWVSSVVNTRKSNASPSPGCEWAFSATAEDFIYVIHDVHCLVSEVRGDYAGHISHHLSSCSSGVLDVVRKSMLQGGESLENVIPLVTKTIIEVIVDNSVEGLRQLRGITATFMMPNKPLPVRHSPYVIGLLRPLKAFLEGDKAKHYLTHETREELLLGTVTEISRRYYELAAELVSEARKRETVLQKHRQNAQKRAGAASGVPDQNVSETDKMCMQLFLDLQEYGRNISALGLNPADIPPYCSLWQCVAPADRQNTISV, via the exons ATGTCAGGTATGGTCGCGACGTTGCCGTTGCCGTCGCCGTCGTCAGCGCCGAGATCCGCCTCTGAATTCTTCTCGGATCCTTACGATCCCCATCCTCTATGGTTCAAACCTTCCCTCTTCCTTTCCCCTGGCTTCGACTCCGAGTCCTACATCTCAGAGCTCCGCACATTCGTTCCCTTTGACACTCTCCGATCCCAGCTCCAGTCACACCTAGCATCCCTGAACCGCGAACTTGTTGACCTAATCAATCGAGACTATGCCGATTTCGTTAATTTGAGCACTAAGCTCGTGGATATCGATGCCGCTGTTATCCGCATGCGCGCTCCTCTCCTTGAGCTCCGTGAGAAGATCACTAGGTTTCGTGGATCTGTGGAGGCCGCGCTTTTCGCTCTTAGGAATGCATTGCATCAACGTTCCGATGCTGCTGCTTCCAGGGAGGTTCTGGAATTGTTGCTCAATACTTTTCATGTGGTCTCCAAG GTTGAAAAGCTTATTAAAGTTCTACCAAATACTCCTTGTGATTGGCAAAACGAGGATGCTAATTCCTTGGTAAGGGGTTCTATGAGTGATGAAATTCCCACGCAGCAAGATGGAACAACCATGAGAGAAACCCAGAGCATGCTTTTGGAAAGAATCGCTAGTGAGATGAATCGCCTCAAGTTCTATATGGCTCATGCACAG AACTTGCCTTTCGTTGAGAACATGGAGAAGAGTATTCAGAGCGCTAGTGTGTTATTGGATGCTAGCCTGGGTCATTGTTTCATTGATGGGCTAAACAAGAGCGACACAAGCGTCCTTTACAACTGTCTACGTGCATATGCTGCCATTGATAACACCAATAATGCAGAAGAAATTTTTCGTACAACGATTGTGGCTCcatttatacataaaattatttcacTTGAGACATCAGCGGATGCTACTGGAATATCTGGAGATGAACTTGAAAACGATTACAAACAGATCAAACAGTTTATTGCAAAGGAATGTAAAATGCTGCTAGAAATATCTTCAACGG ACAAATCGGGTTTGCATGTCTTTAACTTCTTGGCAAATTCAATCCTGAAAGAAGTTCTTTTGGCAATCCAGAAAGTCAAACCAGGAGCATTTTCTCCTGGAAGGCCTACCGAGTTCTTGAAGAATTACAAGGCAAGCTTGGATTTCTTGGCATATCTTGAAG GTTATTGTCCGTCAAGGTCTGCTGTAACCAAGTTTCGAGCTGAAGCTATATGTATTGAATTCATGAAGCAATGGAATGTGGGAGTGTACTTTTTACTGAG GTTTCAGGAGATAGCTGGAGGCTTGGATTCTGctcttacttcttcttctcttgttttcaTTCAGGATTCTGACTCAGATAAACCGAGTTCGCCCAACTTAATGCTCAGACAGAGCGTTACTCTTTTGGAGAGCTTGCGATCATGCTGGAAAGAAGATGTTCTCGTTTTCTCTGCTGCTGATAAATTTCTTCGCTTGACCTTACAGCTTCTCTCGAG ATATTGTAATTGGGTGTCATCTGTGGTGAATACTAGAAAGAGTAATGCCAGCCCGAGTCCTGGATGTGAATGGGCATTTTCAGCCACTGCAGAAGACTTTATATAT GTTATACATGATGTACATTGTCTAGTCTCAGAAGTTCGTGGCGATTATGCTGGACATATATCACACCATTTATCCTCATGCTCCTCTGGAGTTCTGGATGTGGTGAGGAAGAGCATGTTACAGGGTGGAGAATCATTAGAGAACGTCATACCTTTAGTTACGAAGACAATAATTGAAGTCATTGTTGATAATTCTGTTGAG GGCCTAAGGCAGCTGCGGGGGATAACCGCAACATTTATGATGCCTAATAAACCACTGCCTGTCAGGCACTCACCGTATGTCATTGGACTACTGCGTCCACTGAAG GCCTTTTTGGAGGGCGATAAGGCTAAACATTACTTGACCCACGAAACAAGGGAGGAGTTATTGCTTGGCACTGTCACTGAAATATCCAGGCGTTATTATGAATTAGCTGCTGAACTTGTTAGCGAG GCGAGAAAAAGAGAGACAGTGCTACAGAAACACAGACAAAATGCACAGAAACGAGCAGGTGCAGCATCAGGTGTACCTGACCAGAATGTATCTGAAACAGACAAGATGTGTATGCAATTGTTCCTTGATCTTCAG GAGTATGGCCGAAACATTTCTGCACTGGGGTTAAATCCAGCGGATATCCCGCCTTATTGTTCCCTCTGGCAATGCGTCGCACCTGCGGATAGGCAAAACACAATTAGTGTTTGA